The following coding sequences are from one Pongo abelii isolate AG06213 chromosome 3, NHGRI_mPonAbe1-v2.0_pri, whole genome shotgun sequence window:
- the HMGB2 gene encoding high mobility group protein B2: MGKGDPNKPRGKMSSYAFFVQTCREEHKKKHPDSSVNFAEFSKKCSERWKTMSAKEKSKFEDMAKSDKARYDREMKNYVPPKGDKKGKKKDPNAPKRPPSAFFLFCSEHRPKIKSEHPGLSIGDTAKKLGEMWSEQSAKDKQPYEQKAAKLKEKYEKDIAAYRAKGKSEAGKKGPGRPTGSKKKNEPEDEEEEEEEEEDEDEEEEDEDEE; this comes from the exons ATGGGTAAAGGAGACCCCAACAAGCCGCGGGGCAAAATGTCCTCGTACGCCTTCTTCGTGCAGACCTGCCGGGAAGAGCACAAGAAGAAACACCCGGACTCTTCTGTCAATTTCGCGGAATTCTCCAAGAAGTGTTCGGAGAGatggaag ACCATGTCTGCAAAGGAGAAGTCGAAGTTTGAAGATATGGCAAAAAGTGACAAAGCTCGCTATGATAGGGAGATGAAAAATTACGTTCCTCCCAAAGGTgataagaaagggaagaaaaaggatcCCAATGCTCCTAAAAGGCCACC ATCTGCCTTCTTCCTGTTTTGCTCCGAACATCGCCCAAAGATCAAAAGTGAACACCCGGGCCTATCCATTGGGGATACTGCAAAGAAATTGGGTGAAATGTGGTCTGAGCAGTCAGCCAAAGATAAACAACCATATGAACAGAAAGCAGCTAAGCTAAAGGAGAAATATGAAAAG GATATTGCTGCATATCGTGCAAAGGGCAAAAGTGAAGCAGGAAAGAAGGGCCCTGGCAGGCCAACAGGCTCAAAGAAGAAGAACGAAccagaagatgaggaggaggaggaggaggaagaagaagatgaagatgaggaggaagaggatgaagatGAAGAATAA